The DNA segment TTTTATAAGGATTGGAAACGCTGCGCCAAGGGCGATCTCTCAGCGATATTTAATTATTCACATTCAAAATTTTCTCAATCAAACTTTCATCCACTCAAAGACATTACATGGATCCTTCACGGCAAACCCGAACAAGTCCAGGGACTTAATTTGTCTAAAAAATCACTTTTAAAAAGACGCATTCAAAATTATCTGCAATCATTACCCGACCCTCGAGAATCCTCTTCTTGAAATATTGGAGGGGGCCTTCCAGCCCCCGCGAGTCATTTGGGTGATAGGGATGACTCACGGGCCTGTCTCCTGGAGCACCCCCATGTTTCGGCAGTAAAGGCAGTTAATTCGCTGAGACCCATTCCGGCATCTATCTGCCGCACCGCCCATTCATGGCGTTGCTTCTTCTCGCTGGCGGTGACTCTCATGCGCTTCATAGCTACCTAGGGATAGCAAGAACTGGATCGCTCAGTAGCGAGCACCGTCAGGCAAACGACGGAACTCGGCCCACACCGCCTGCGCTTCGCTCTGAAGGATCTGCTGCATTCGAATCTCTTTTTCTGGCATAGAACGACGGATGTCTTCATCAATTGCTCTATCAGAGAAGAGATCTTCGTAATCGCTCCAAGACGCCGCATAAAAGATCGAGCGGATGTTGGCCCAGTAAGCGGCTGAATAACACATCGGACAACATTCACAGCTTGAATACATCACGCAACCGCTGAGATCCCAGTTTTGGAGTGCTCGGCAAGCCTGGCGGATGGCGTTGACCTCAGCATGGGCACTGGGGTCATTGTCCCTGATCACACTGTTACCTGCAGCAGCTATGACCTTCCCATCCTTGACGATCACCGCGCCGAAGGGCCCCCCGGATTTTTTCACTACTCCTACATCACGCATCACCTTGATCGCATGACGCATGAAATCCCGATCCTGATGTGCTGCCATAAATTCCACTTTCATTAGCCATTCAAAGATGGCATCGACTGGATGAGAGCGTAAGAGTTTTCTCAAAAACCATCTTCATCCAGAAGGAATAGATCACCGAGGAATGGATCATTCGTACCAGAGTCATTATTACCCAGAACAACATCGCGTATCGCTTGATCTGCCTCGAAGTAAAGGAGATCATCTTGCTCAAGATCTACACCGACCATTTCTGGATGGTTGCCAATTAGCTGGTGAGTGGCCTGCCATTCAAGGAATCGCTCATAAAAGAGCTTTCCCAGATAATCAAGCAAAACAAAGTTGGCAAGCAGCAAGAGAGAAACATTGAGGAAAGCCATGTCACCTCCTCGTCTATGCGAACAACTTATTCCTTAATTACTGTGCTGAAAAGTCGTGCTACCACCAAAGTATTTCTACTAACTGTGCACATCCCGGAAGCCACACAAAGAAAGAGCGCCCCTCCCAAGCGGAAGAGACGGCCTAGCTCGCTCGTTTATGTATTAATCCATCTCCCAATCAGCGATGTGATTTCATCTGATATTCCTGGTCTGCGATCAACATCGCAGTCTCATCATCTTGAAACTGGCATCCGTACATCAAATATGTAATGCGATCGACATCCATGCCACGATCAGCAACTTCTTGCCAGAGCTGCTGAGTTCTTGATTCATCTGCGAATTGGAACTGCGCTCTTACGATCCTCCGGGCCAACGAAAAGTAGGACTGGCGATCGTTTCTGAGTCGGCACTCCTCCTCTGCCTCAAGGGATTTGTCGTAGCCAATCCCTCGATAGCTCAGATGAGGATGCAAATCAGCTGGTTGCTGTTCCGTACAGGTGTTGTACTCCTGGCCTCGGTAACTCAGCTGTTTGCAGACTTTTTGAGCTGCAGGTTGATGCTCGTAAGTGTGTCCGCGATACAAGAGCGTGCTCATGAATCGGCCTCAAGATTGCTGGGGTCCCCGTTCCTTGACCCAAGTCGGACTGCACCCTGTTTGGAGGGCGAACGTACTGATCAGGCGTTGAGAGGCCAGCCCATCTACGACAGGAACGAGGTGACCTCTCTTATGACTCGCTTCCGACACCCCTGTGATGACGGAACAGGGGCCATGCCGTATGCCATTTCTGGCGTCGGGCGAAGTGTCGGGCCTTTCAAGCTCCTGGGGCCAAGGTTCCAGGAAATGGACCTTATGACTCAGTGTTGAGTGCCCCCCGGCAGTGATGGTGCCGGGATTTAGGGCAAGCCCATGGATGGTGAGAAAACTCGTGGAGCAGATACTCGAAAGGTCAGGCGACTTCTAAAACCTGCTCGGTTGGACCGTCGTCTTTCATTGACGCCTCCGATCTCAATGGACTCACTCTCGTCAGCGGACACGCACAAGGCAATCGGTCTTAACACTCATTTCCTCAGCAATCAAAGCCACCGAAGTCAAGAGTGGTGTAGTGAACATGTAGAGACAATTACCTACGCGATTCAAAAAAATAACCTCCTGTCTCATAGAGATCAGGAGGAAAGATTGTCCCCATCAGTCCAATACCGTTAGTGGCAGTGGAAAAGCTCAGAGCCAGTAGTCATGCCCTCTCTTCATCGGGGTATCTCGGTAAGGAGTCATGCCAATTGGGGGAGGGACATGGCTCTTTTCCTCTGCATCAATCGCGCCCATTGCATGAGCAAAAGCGTCTCCAAACCACTTCAGAAAACCCTTCATGGGACCTCTCAGTTAGAACTGACTTATTCCTAAGACAGAAGTCTCTTGTTGGAACTAGGTACTTAACCCAAGCCTGGACAACGGGCTCGCGAGGATAAATACCTAGGCAATTTACTTTCGTTCACAAATAGCTTGCATTTTACGGCACTTTCAACATATTTTCTGCTTCAAAAGAATTGGAGGCGACAAGTATGTCTCTTGCTCCTTCACTTGTTCAAAGAACAAAACTAGGTGGGACAATTCGCATGCTGGTTGGTGATAGCAACCCCCGCTACTTAGCTGAGCTGAACGGCAGCCGTGTCTACTGCGACGACATAGCTACCGCCAAGGCCCATCTCGACTATTGGAGCAAACAGCAATTGCACTGCTGGGGCAGGTCTTAACTGCGATTGAGACGGCGAGTTGTTCCTCCTATTTGAGGAAGGACGCGGAGGCCTCTACGGAACGCCATCGGATTAACTCTCAGAGCAATCCGCGATCTTGTCGCGCCAATCAGGCCCCAGCTCAGCTGCCAGCTCCTTCTCTAACGATCTCAGGTACCGCTTCCGCTGCCCTGACTCTCCGCCGAGCCAGACCGGAATCTTTTTTGTGTTTTGACTCATGTTCAAAACCTTCCCACATCGAGAGGTCAGCTTGTAGTTCACCATCGATTTCGCTTTACACAGTAGAGGCTGACCACACACCAACCAGCGCGGATTATTTTTTCTCTCTCAATATCTTGGAAAGCAACCCTTTCTCTAAAACTAAGCAGACATTTGATCTTCATAAGCAGCTAGCTCTTTTTCTAACTCCACTATCTTGCTCATGACATTGTCATTATGTGAGCAAATAGAATCTGAATGCAGGCACTCTACGCGGTAAAGCATCAATCGAAGAATCATGATCTCTTCTCTCAGGTGCCAGCTCATGCCAAACAAGAATTAAGTTCAGAGATCATGACTAGCGCCTTGGGAATCCGCATCCTCAGAATCTTCAAATGTCCGCGAATGAGCATCAGCAAGCCTCCGATCCAATGCCTCCATTTTGTGCAAAAGAGGTCCATAGAGCTCTCGAGCACTGGGGCCTGGGGGAAGAAATGCTTCTCGGTAAAGCATCAGCTGAATTATCTCGTTCTCGGCCGATCGAGAATCATTCAAAACAAATACAGGCTCGTCGTACAACTGAACAGTGCACGAATTTCAAAAAATCATCTGTACCAGCAGAACAATGTGCTGAACTCAACAACACAAACCGTGGCGGTAGTTACAAGTCAAAGGCTGAGGCCTCGTCCTCCGCCTCCGTTAGTCCTTCCACTCAGCTACAGATTTCATCGGGCGAATCAGTGCTTTCATCCCGTTTTCTTGGTGGTGAGCATTGGTCGCTGGAAGTTCTGAGCGCATCCACCTCATGCAGTACAGGAGGGGGGAGTACATCCTCAATCGACTACGGGCACAGGTAGTGATCAACAAGGTTGTGAGCCTCACCTACAGAGGAGTTACCTACGAGAAACTGCTCTAGTCAACTGAGATAGATGTTCACCCACAGCTGACTGGTCAATCCCACTAGAACTTGTAAAAGGACGCTCTTATGAGGAGTCTCCTCAATGGGGGAGGCTCCTATGGCTGAACGTTCAATGCGAAGCCGGCTCACCTACAGCGGTGCAACAAGTCGAACCTACGCAGAGTCTTTGCATTGGGGCATTAGATGGGAAGGGTTACGCAGCAAATGGTTCAGCCGCTATGGGCGCTGGACTGAAGCAGAAGAGTGCCTGGCCCGCCTTGACTACCTGGAACGGGAATACGCTGGGGAGATAAAGCAGGGCTGCTAGTAGCGATTAGCAACCTCAGCCAGCGATAGCAGTGGTTAACGTTTCTTAACATCGTATTGATGAGGCAGTGATCGCAGCTCTTTTCCCACTCGCCTACGCAGCCATCTTGACGTGCTTGCTTTTGCAGGCTTTTCGGATGATGCGCCCATCGTCGGCTCCTAAAGCCAGCCCGTCGAGCGACCGAACAGGTCTCAAAACCACACATCCAGAACTGCTTGATGAGAACGGTGAGGTGACCAACGAAGAGCTTTGGGCTGTTCGCTTCTCGGACGAAGGCTTAGTTCTCCCTGAGGCTTGAGCATCGAATTCTTGATTCAGCCAGTAGGGTCCGCTGACTCTCAAGTCAGCCCCCCGTGAACCGTCACCCGAATCTGGCCTTTTTTGGCGGCACCGTGGTCATCGCGATCATGGTCTTGGCTGCCTTCGCCAACGTCGCCAACGCTTGCCATCACAACGCCGAGACAGCCGAGCAAACCTCCACAGAGGCTCCTCGGAGGGATGACCAAAAGACTGAAGTCGAGGCTTGAGGGAGCAGCGAGCCGAGGAGCGCCGCTTGCCAAAAGGGACGTTGTGACGGTCAGAGCTATGCAGCAAATCCGTTTTGACGCAGATACCTGATGCCGCGGTATCTCAGAGAAGGGGTGGCATCCGCAGCCTTGAAGGCTGTCTCTAGACGCAAAACGACTGCTTCTTTTTTTGCAGCTGTCTTATTCACTGGTGCAAATGCTGAACCGTTCCAATACAACGAAGTCATCACAGCTCCTGCAGAGCCCAAGCCCCCGTTCCATGGCTTGGATCGAGCTGCGCCCCGCAAAAGCGAAGTGAACGTTTGGTAGCAGTGGCTACATATCCTTTGTATCTCTGCTGAAGGACGCCGCGCA comes from the Synechococcus sp. A15-62 genome and includes:
- a CDS encoding DUF4278 domain-containing protein: MSTLLYRGHTYEHQPAAQKVCKQLSYRGQEYNTCTEQQPADLHPHLSYRGIGYDKSLEAEEECRLRNDRQSYFSLARRIVRAQFQFADESRTQQLWQEVADRGMDVDRITYLMYGCQFQDDETAMLIADQEYQMKSHR
- a CDS encoding nucleoside deaminase, yielding MKVEFMAAHQDRDFMRHAIKVMRDVGVVKKSGGPFGAVIVKDGKVIAAAGNSVIRDNDPSAHAEVNAIRQACRALQNWDLSGCVMYSSCECCPMCYSAAYWANIRSIFYAASWSDYEDLFSDRAIDEDIRRSMPEKEIRMQQILQSEAQAVWAEFRRLPDGARY
- a CDS encoding DUF2973 domain-containing protein, which codes for MIAALFPLAYAAILTCLLLQAFRMMRPSSAPKASPSSDRTGLKTTHPELLDENGEVTNEELWAVRFSDEGLVLPEA